The Coregonus clupeaformis isolate EN_2021a chromosome 3, ASM2061545v1, whole genome shotgun sequence genome includes a region encoding these proteins:
- the LOC121544143 gene encoding histamine H2 receptor, whose product MLSMVILGVFLSLLILLTVCGNVLVCLAVCATRRLRCLTNCFIVSLAITDLLLGMLVLPFSALLQLSNWPLGPTICNIYISLDVMLCTASILTLLAISLDRYLAVTAPLRYSSLVLPRRVALAMALVWAVSLAVSFLPIHLGWNTVDGSVQNRDQGDNKTECNFELNPSYAVVDASLTFYLPLLIMCWTYHRILRIARAQARRIIHARPSLNNNNSPSSAPRHLTSVTAVALREHKATVTLAAVIGAFVVCWLPYFTLFTIMGLKEQNYPAAYPVVQWLGYINSALNPLLYAALNRDFRSAYARLLRCGYYRYGRGRGRPSSPNTFMTGGGKVCGGEVALLCGHTSSCRVGPGETGMMMMLQEVSSGTATPSPQHSNRATVANGNDRSC is encoded by the exons ATGCTGTCTATGGTGATACTAGGTGTGTTCCTGTCCCTGCTCATCCTGCTGACAGTGTGTGGTAACGTCCTGGTTTGTCTGGCCGTCTGCGCCACGCGACGTCTCCGTTGCCTCACCAACTGTTTCATCGTCTCCCTCGCCATCACTGACCTGCTGCTTGGCATGCTTGTCCTGCCCTTCTCCGCCCTCCTCCAGCTCAGCAATTGGCCGCTGGGGCCGACCATCTGCAACATCTACATCTCATTGGATGTTATGTTATGCACCGCCTCCATCCTCACCCTATTGGCCATCAGCCTGGACCGCTACCTGGCCGTGACCGCGCCCCTTAGATACTCCTCACTGGTGTTGCCGAGGCGAGTTGCCTTGGCTATGGCGTTGGTGTGGGCGGTGTCGCTAGCGGTGTCATTCCTGCCAATCCACCTGGGCTGGAACACTGTGGACGGCAGCGTCCAGAATCGCGACCAGGGGGACAACAAGACAGAGTGTAACTTTGAGCTGAACCCGTCGTATGCTGTGGTGGACGCCTCCTTAACCTTCTACCTCCCCCTGCTGATCATGTGCTGGACCTACCACCGTATTCTCCGCATCGCCCGGGCGCAGGCCAGGCGCATCATCCATGCACGCCCCAgccttaacaacaacaacagcccctCGTCAGCCCCTCGTCATCTCACCTCAGTAACAGCGGTGGCTCTACGGGAACACAAAGCCACAGTGACTCTAGCAGCAGTGATCGGGGCGTTCGTGGTGTGCTGGCTGCCCTACTTCACCCTGTTTACCATTATGGGTCTGAAGGAGCAGAACTACCCAGCAGCCTACCCCGTGGTGCAGTGGCTGGGGTACATCAACTCAGCTCTGAACCCTTTGCTCTACGCTGCCCTAAACAGAGACTTTAGGTCCGCCTATGCCCGCCTGCTGCGCTGTGGTTACTACAGATACGGCAGGGGGAGGGGCCGGCCATCATCCCCCAACACATTCATGACAG GTGGGGGGAAAGTATGTGGAGGGGAGGTGGCTCTTCTGTGTGGACACACCTCTTCCTGCAGGGTGGGGCCAGGTGAGACAGGTATGATGATGATGCTACAGGAAGTCAGCAGCGGAACGGCCACGCCCTCTCCTCAGCACAGCAATAGGGCCACTGTCGCCAACGGCAACGACAG ATCCTGCTGA